A genomic region of Eucalyptus grandis isolate ANBG69807.140 chromosome 5, ASM1654582v1, whole genome shotgun sequence contains the following coding sequences:
- the LOC104446359 gene encoding probable LRR receptor-like serine/threonine-protein kinase At3g47570, translating into MPYCRAISIPRNNKTDRDALLQFKDKISDDPFGVFSTWNDSIHFCQWYGITCGRRHPRITHLILRSGKLVGSLSPFIGNLSFLQKLDIQDNNFVGEVPPEIGNLYRLKYLGLSNNSFSGQIPANISGCKNLEALRLGHNMLVGEVPIAIASMSKLTRVYIYQNNLSGKFPEFFGNLTSLVRISAAVNNFVGRVPASLGRLQNLEYLFLDANGLYGTLPSSLFNISSLVKFEVYLNQLEGNLPPNLGVTLPNLDSLIVGDNQFTGLIPASISNATKLTLLIIETNKFSGNVPTMEKLNQLQWISISSNQLGLELLAINDNNFGGTVPESIGNLSSQLNLIWIENNRLSGNIPSSIGNLRGLERLNMGNNEFTGSIPNTIGNLIKLKKLVVEMSKLTGNIPSTIGNLTELLILILKRSNFQGRIPPSIGKCQKLIAIDLSENSLSGIIPSQAFTISSLSIFFDLSENQLRGSLPEEIGTLKNLAALDVHGNKLSGKIPSTLGSCTSLVELHMQNNLFEGNISSFLSSLNGLQYIDLSRNNFSGPVPTFLEKFQLQYLNLSFNNFEGEIPSKGVFQNTSATSLKGNVKLCGSMPILDLPNCSTSQGKHGSSTSRYVIIAVKCGIVAVLILLLLLMMFYWLRRKKSEASLETPSIRGFQQVSYEDIVKATDGFNSSNLIGMGGFGSVYKGTLVDENKLMAVKVFDFKQREASKSFMAECEVLKNIRHRNLVKILTACSSVDFRGNEFKALVYEFMENGSLEEWLHPNLAPNGTPRHMLSFVQRLNIAFDIACAVDYLHHQCQIAVIHCDLKPSNILLDAKMNGHVGDFGLARIFPNGTGDLTASQTSSIGLRGTIGYAPPEYGMGSEVSKDGDVYSYGILLLEIFTGKRPTHDLFKDALNLCNYCAAALPERVADIVDQQLLFYETEELSIADAISSQRSMSAHVQECLVMIFEIGVACSAELPQERIKISDAVTRLRLLKERVDKMGFR; encoded by the exons ATGCCCTATTGTAGAGCAATCTCGATTCCTAGAAACAACAAAACCGATCGAGATGCATTGCTTCAATTCAAGGATAAGATATCGGACGATCCGTTCGGGGTTTTCAGCACGTGGAACGACTCTATCCATTTTTGCCAGTGGTACGGGATCACGTGTGGCCGTCGGCATCCAAGGATAACCCATTTGATACTTCGGTCTGGGAAACTCGTAGGATCACTGTCTCCTTTTATTGGAAACCTAAGCTTCCTCCAGAAATTGGACATCCAAGACAACAATTTTGTTGGTGAAGTCCCCCCAGAGATTGGTAACTTGTATAGACTCAAATACTTAGGCCTATCGAACAACTCATTCTCTGGTCAAATTCCTGCCAACATCTCAGGCTGCAAAAATCTGGAAGCTTTGAGACTGGGCCATAATATGCTAGTTGGTGAAGTTCCGATAGCAATTGCTTCTATGTCGAAGCTAACAAGAGTTTATATATACCAAAACAATCTCTCTGGAAAGTTCCCTGAATTCTTTGGGAACCTCACATCTTTGGTGCGCATCTCGGCAGCAGTTAATAACTTTGTGGGAAGAGTTCCAGCCTCGTTGGGTCGTTTGCAAAATTTGGAGTATCTTTTTCTTGATGCAAATGGACTATATGGCACTCTCCCTTCCTCCTTGTTCAACATATCTTCTCTTGTCAAGTTTGAGGTTTACTTGAACCAACTTGAAGGGAATCTTCCGCCAAATTTAGGTGTCACTCTTCCTAATCTTGATTCTTTAATTGTCGGGGACAATCAATTTACTGGGCTCATTCCTGCTTCCATATCAAATGCCACCAAATTAACATTGCTAATAATCGAGACGAACAAATTTTCTGGAAACGTGCCTACTATGGAAAAGCTTAATCAGCTACAGTGGATCAGTATTTCAAGCAACCAGCTTG GCTTGGAGCTCCTGGCAATCAATGACAACAATTTCGGAGGTACTGTGCCTGAATCTATAGGCAACTTATCCTCCCAGTTGAATCTAATTTGGATTGAGAATAATCGATTGTCTGGAAATATTCCTTCAAGCATTGGGAACTTGCGAGGCCTAGAGCGGTTGAATATGGGCAATAATGAGTTCACAGGCAGCATTCCAAATACCATCGGAAATCTCATCAAGCTGAAGAAGTTAGTTGTTGAGATGAGCAAACTCACCGGGAATATCCCCTCCACGATTGGGAACCTAACGGAGCTACTGATACTCATATTGAAAAGGAGCAATTTTCAAGGAAGAATTCCTCCTAGTATCGGGAAATGCCAAAAACTGATAGCGATCGACCTTTCGGAGAATAGTCTGAGTGGAATCATACCATCTCAAGCTTTCACCATCTCTTCCCTATCTATCTTTTTTGATCTATCTGAAAACCAATTGAGGGGTTCTTTACCAGAAGAAATCGGTACATTGAAAAACTTAGCCGCATTAGACGTACACGGTAACAAGCTATCAGGAAAAATCCCTAGTACCCTCGGTAGCTGCACCAGCTTGGTGGAGCTTCACATGCAAAATAATCTATTTGAAGGGAATATCTCTTCATTCTTGAGTTCCTTGAATGGTCTTCAGTACATAGACCTCTCGCGTAATAATTTCTCTGGCCCTGTTCCAACGTTCCTGGagaaatttcaattgcaatACCTGAATCTATCTTTCAACAACTTTGAGGGTGAAATACCAAGCAAAGGGGTGTTCCAGAACACGAGTGCGACTTCGCTCAAAGGAAACGTTAAGCTCTGTGGCAGTATGCCGATCCTAGATTTGCCAAATTGTTCGACGAGCCAAGGAAAACACGGATCATCCACCTCTCGTTACGTTATCATTGCAGTTAAATGTGGGATAGTAGCAGTGCTGATTCTTCTGTTGCTACTGATGATGTTTTATTGgctgaggaggaagaaaagtGAGGCTTCTCTAGAGACTCCATCAATAAGGGGATTTCAGCAAGTGTCTTATGAAGACATTGTCAAAGCAACGGACGGGTTCAACTCTAGCAATTTGATTGGAATGGGTGGTTTCGGCTCCGTATATAAAGGGACCCTAGTGGATGAAAACAAATTAATGGCTGTTAAGGTTTTTGACTTTAAGCAACGAGAAGCATCCAAAAGCTTCATGGCTGAATGTGAAGTCCTGAAAAACATTAGGCATCGGAATCTTGTTAAGATTCTAACAGCTTGTTCCAGTGTTGATTTCCGGGGCAATGAGTTTAAGGCTCTGGTCTATGAGTTTATGGAAAATGGTAGCTTGGAGGAGTGGTTGCATCCGAATCTTGCACCAAATGGGACACCAAGGCATATGTTAAGTTTTGTTCAGAGACTGAACATTGCTTTTGACATAGCTTGTGCGGTGGATTATCTCCATCATCAATGCCAAATAGCAGTGATCCATTGTGACCTCAAGCCAAGCAACATTCTTCTGGATGCCAAAATGAACGGACATGTTGGCGACTTTGGCTTAGCTAGGATATTCCCCAACGGCACTGGTGATTTGACTGCAAGTCAAACAAGCTCAATTGGACTTAGAGGAACTATTGGCTATGCTCCTCCAG AGTATGGAATGGGAAGCGAAGTGTCAAAAGATGGCGACGTGTACAGCTATGGAATCCTGCTACTGGAGATTTTTACAGGAAAGAGACCCACTCATGACCTGTTTAAGGATGCTTTGAACCTTTGCAATTATTGCGCAGCGGCTTTGCCAGAAAGGGTGGCAGATATAGTGGATCAGCAGCTCCTGTTTTATGAGACAGAAGAACTATCAATTGCAGACGCAATAAGTAGTCAAAGAAGCATGAGTGCTCACGTTCAAGAGTGCTTGGTGATGATATTTGAAATTGGAGTTGCCTGTTCTGCAGAGCTACCCCAAGAGAGAATTAAGATAAGTGATGCGGTGACAAGATTGCGTTTGCTGAAAGAGAGAGTCGACAAAATGGGATTCCGCTAG